One window of the Lemur catta isolate mLemCat1 chromosome 6, mLemCat1.pri, whole genome shotgun sequence genome contains the following:
- the B4GALNT1 gene encoding beta-1,4 N-acetylgalactosaminyltransferase 1 isoform X2 yields the protein MWLGRRALCALVLLLACASLGLLYASIRDARGLRAPLALGAPPQGPPRPELPDFAPEPRYAHIRVRIKEEVVGLLAQNNCSCESSGRGLPLPFQRQVRAIDLTKAFDPEELKTASTTREQEFQAFLSRSQSPADQLLIAPANSPLQYPLQGVEVQPLRSILVPGLSLQAASGQEVYQVNLTASLGTWDVAGEVTGVTLTGEGQPDLTLVSPGLDRLNRQLQLVIYSSRSYQANTADTVRFSTEGHEAAFTIRIRHPPNPRLYPPGSLPQGAQYNISALVTIATKTFLRYDRLRTLIASIRRFYPTVTVVIADDSDKPERISGPHVEHYLMPFGKGWFAGRNLAVSQVTTKYVLWVDDDFVFTARTRLERLVDVLERTPLDLVGGAVREISGFATTYRQLLSVEPGAPGLGNCLRQRRGFHHELVGFPGCVVTDGVVNFFLARTDKVREVGFDPRLSRVAHLEFFLDGLGSLRVGSCSDVVVDHASKLKLPWTSRDAGAETYARYRYPGSLDESQMAKHRLLFFKHRLQCMTSE from the exons aTGTGGCTGGGCCGCCGTGCCCTCTGCGCGCTGGTCCTGCTGCTCGCCTGCGCCTCGCTGGGGCTCCTATACGCGAGCATCCGGGACGCCCGGGGCCTCCGGGCACCTCTTGCGCTGGGGGCGCCCCCGCAGGGGCCCCCTAGGCCCGAGCTGCCAGACTTTGCCCCTGAGCCCCGCTACGCACACATCCGCGTCAGGATCAAGGAGGAAGTGGTGGG GCTGCTGGCTCAGAACAACTGCAGTTGTGAGTCCAGCGGGAGGggtcttcccctccccttccagaGACAGGTCAGAGCCATTGACCTCACTAAGGCCTTTGACCCTGAGGAGCTGAAGACTGCCTCTACCACAAGGGAGCAGGAGTTCCAGGCCTTCCTGTCAAG GAGCCAGTCCCCGGCTGACCAGCTGCTCATAGCCCCTGCCAACTCCCCCCTACAGTACCCCCTGCAGGGTGTGGAGGTTCAGCCCCTCAGGAGTATCTTGGTGCCAG GGCTGAGCCTGCAGGCTGCTTCTGGTCAGGAGGTATACCAG GTGAACCTGACTGCCTCCCTGGGCACCTGGGACGTGGCAGGGGAAGTGACTGGAGTGACTCTTACTGGAGAAGGGCAGCCAGATCTGACCCTTGTCAGCCCAGGGCTGGACCGACTCAACCGGCAACTGCAACTTGTCATTTACAGCAGCCGAAGCTACCAGGCCAACACTGCAGACACAG TCCGGTTCTCCACGGAGGGACATGAGGCTGCCTTCACCATTCGCATAAGACACCCCCCTAACCCGCGCCTGTACCCGCCTGGATCTCTACCCCAGGGAG CCCAGTACAACATCAGCGCTCTGGTCACTATTGCCACCAAGACCTTCCTTCGTTACGATCGGCTACGGACGCTCATCGCTAGTATCCGACGCTTCTACCCGACTGTCACCGTGGTCATCGCTGACGACAGCGACAAGCCAGAGCGTATTAGTGGCCCCCACGTGGAGCACTATCTCATGCCCTTCGGCAAG GGCTGGTTCGCAGGTCGAAACCTGGCCGTGTCCCAAGTAACCACCAAGTACGTGCTGTGGGTGGACGACGACTTTGTCTTCACGGCGCGGACGCGGCTAGAGAGGCTCGTGGACGTGCTGGAGCGGACGCCGCTAGACCTG GTGGGGGGCGCGGTGCGCGAGATCTCGGGCTTCGCCACCACTTATCGGCAGCTGCTGAGCGTGGAGCCCGGCGCCCCAGGCCTCGGGAACTGCCTCCGGCAAAGGCGGGGCTTCCACCACGAGCTTGTCGGCTTCCCAGGCTGCGTGGTCACAGACGGCGTAGTCAACTTCTTCCTGGCACGTACTGACAAGGTGCGCGAGGTCGGCTTCGACCCGCGCCTCAGCCGCGTGGCACACCTGG aaTTCTTCCTGGATGGGCTTGGTTCCCTTCGAGTTGGCTCCTGCTCTGACGTCGTTGTGGATCATGCATCCAAGTTGAAGCTGCCTTGGACATCAAGGGATGCCGGAGCAGAGACTTACGCGCGGTACCGTTACCCGGGATCACTGGACGAGAGTCAGATGGCCAAACACCGCCTCCTCTTCTTCAAACACCGGCTGCAGTGCATGACCTCGGAGTGA
- the B4GALNT1 gene encoding beta-1,4 N-acetylgalactosaminyltransferase 1 isoform X1: protein MWLGRRALCALVLLLACASLGLLYASIRDARGLRAPLALGAPPQGPPRPELPDFAPEPRYAHIRVRIKEEVVGSQSPADQLLIAPANSPLQYPLQGVEVQPLRSILVPGLSLQAASGQEVYQVNLTASLGTWDVAGEVTGVTLTGEGQPDLTLVSPGLDRLNRQLQLVIYSSRSYQANTADTVRFSTEGHEAAFTIRIRHPPNPRLYPPGSLPQGAQYNISALVTIATKTFLRYDRLRTLIASIRRFYPTVTVVIADDSDKPERISGPHVEHYLMPFGKGWFAGRNLAVSQVTTKYVLWVDDDFVFTARTRLERLVDVLERTPLDLVGGAVREISGFATTYRQLLSVEPGAPGLGNCLRQRRGFHHELVGFPGCVVTDGVVNFFLARTDKVREVGFDPRLSRVAHLEFFLDGLGSLRVGSCSDVVVDHASKLKLPWTSRDAGAETYARYRYPGSLDESQMAKHRLLFFKHRLQCMTSE, encoded by the exons aTGTGGCTGGGCCGCCGTGCCCTCTGCGCGCTGGTCCTGCTGCTCGCCTGCGCCTCGCTGGGGCTCCTATACGCGAGCATCCGGGACGCCCGGGGCCTCCGGGCACCTCTTGCGCTGGGGGCGCCCCCGCAGGGGCCCCCTAGGCCCGAGCTGCCAGACTTTGCCCCTGAGCCCCGCTACGCACACATCCGCGTCAGGATCAAGGAGGAAGTGGTGGG GAGCCAGTCCCCGGCTGACCAGCTGCTCATAGCCCCTGCCAACTCCCCCCTACAGTACCCCCTGCAGGGTGTGGAGGTTCAGCCCCTCAGGAGTATCTTGGTGCCAG GGCTGAGCCTGCAGGCTGCTTCTGGTCAGGAGGTATACCAG GTGAACCTGACTGCCTCCCTGGGCACCTGGGACGTGGCAGGGGAAGTGACTGGAGTGACTCTTACTGGAGAAGGGCAGCCAGATCTGACCCTTGTCAGCCCAGGGCTGGACCGACTCAACCGGCAACTGCAACTTGTCATTTACAGCAGCCGAAGCTACCAGGCCAACACTGCAGACACAG TCCGGTTCTCCACGGAGGGACATGAGGCTGCCTTCACCATTCGCATAAGACACCCCCCTAACCCGCGCCTGTACCCGCCTGGATCTCTACCCCAGGGAG CCCAGTACAACATCAGCGCTCTGGTCACTATTGCCACCAAGACCTTCCTTCGTTACGATCGGCTACGGACGCTCATCGCTAGTATCCGACGCTTCTACCCGACTGTCACCGTGGTCATCGCTGACGACAGCGACAAGCCAGAGCGTATTAGTGGCCCCCACGTGGAGCACTATCTCATGCCCTTCGGCAAG GGCTGGTTCGCAGGTCGAAACCTGGCCGTGTCCCAAGTAACCACCAAGTACGTGCTGTGGGTGGACGACGACTTTGTCTTCACGGCGCGGACGCGGCTAGAGAGGCTCGTGGACGTGCTGGAGCGGACGCCGCTAGACCTG GTGGGGGGCGCGGTGCGCGAGATCTCGGGCTTCGCCACCACTTATCGGCAGCTGCTGAGCGTGGAGCCCGGCGCCCCAGGCCTCGGGAACTGCCTCCGGCAAAGGCGGGGCTTCCACCACGAGCTTGTCGGCTTCCCAGGCTGCGTGGTCACAGACGGCGTAGTCAACTTCTTCCTGGCACGTACTGACAAGGTGCGCGAGGTCGGCTTCGACCCGCGCCTCAGCCGCGTGGCACACCTGG aaTTCTTCCTGGATGGGCTTGGTTCCCTTCGAGTTGGCTCCTGCTCTGACGTCGTTGTGGATCATGCATCCAAGTTGAAGCTGCCTTGGACATCAAGGGATGCCGGAGCAGAGACTTACGCGCGGTACCGTTACCCGGGATCACTGGACGAGAGTCAGATGGCCAAACACCGCCTCCTCTTCTTCAAACACCGGCTGCAGTGCATGACCTCGGAGTGA